A region from the Coffea eugenioides isolate CCC68of chromosome 9, Ceug_1.0, whole genome shotgun sequence genome encodes:
- the LOC113783563 gene encoding protein WHAT'S THIS FACTOR 1 homolog, chloroplastic, whose product MMLTLPAQPQPLNDKSLVSLHSQFLPPIHIDPTSHHSLCYGSVFKCNPRKNISFTSIKCTSNPLKLRRDPSLDKHVVKQNKIRFVQKLKTLLLSKPKHFMLLHILYKCRSYLSLPKPRPILSMVRRYPTIFEVFTIPAPPIPMNAAKWLSQTCIRLTPAAAALARKEIDLKRAMAETLVIKLQKLLMLASHNRLLLSKLVHLAPDLGLPLNFRSWLCNEYPDRFKIVDTSYGRALELVQWDPDLANVLPKSEAKLDLIVDRPLKFKHLKLRKGQNLKRRHQDYLIKFQELADVCPYKTKVEDLQKESIEAEKRACALVREVLGMTVEKRTLVDHLTHFRKEFGLPNKLRGMLVRHPELFYVSLKGQRDSVFLVEGYNDRGLLLNKDEILVIKDQLMELVNEGKRVRRDKRRSCIENDKIVDKHDHHNWDAEEDDDYDDYGESLDDLFESDDGFVTVDGLGDDESTQMLGMQEKMEFWTTEAVSFLENDSRGPW is encoded by the coding sequence CACTTCACTCCCAATTCCTCCCGCCAATTCACATTGATCCAACATCACATCATAGTCTTTGCTATGGCAGTGTCTTTAAATGCAACCCCAGAAAAAACATTTCCTTCACTTCAATAAAGTGCACCTCAAATCCTCTTAAACTACGACGAGACCCGTCGTTGGATAAGCATGTAGTGAAGCAGAATAAAATCCGCTTCGTTCAGAAGCTCAAAACTTTGCTACTCTCCAAGCCAAAACACTTCATGCTACTGCACATTTTGTACAAGTGTAGATCCTACTTATCTTTACCTAAGCCTCGGCCCATTCTTTCAATGGTCCGTCGGTACCCCACTATTTTTGAGGTCTTCACTATCCCAGCACCACCTATACCTATGAATGCTGCAAAGTGGCTCTCGCAGACCTGCATTCGCCTCACACCGGCTGCAGCTGCACTTGCGCGTAAAGAAATTGACCTTAAGAGGGCAATGGCAGAGACATTGGTAATTAAGTTACAGAAACTCTTGATGCTTGCTTCACACAACAGGCTTCTGCTATCTAAGCTTGTTCACCTTGCCCCTGACCTTGGTTTGCCTCTGAACTTTCGTTCCTGGCTTTGCAACGAGTATCCAGATAGGTTTAAGATTGTGGATACTTCTTATGGCCGTGCCCTTGAGCTTGTCCAGTGGGACCCTGATTTGGCTAATGTTTTACCAAAGTCTGAGGCTAAGCTTGATTTGATAGTGGACAGGCCCTTAAAGTTTAAGCATCTGAAGCTTAGGAAGGGGCAAAATCTTAAGAGACGTCATCAGGATTATTTGATAAAGTTTCAGGAGTTAGCAGATGTGTGCCCTTATAAAACCAAAGTGGAGGACTTGCAGAAAGAATCGATTGAGGCAGAGAAGAGAGCTTGTGCTTTGGTGAGAGAGGTCTTGGGGATGACTGTTGAGAAGAGGACTTTGGTGGATCATCTGACACATTTCAGGAAGGAGTTTGGGCTGCCCAACAAGTTGAGAGGGATGCTGGTGAGGCATCCTGAGTTGTTTTATGTAAGTCTAAAGGGGCAGAGAGACTCTGTTTTTCTTGTGGAGGGATACAATGATAGGGGCTTGCTTCTGAATAAGGATGAAATATTAGTGATCAAAGATCAATTGATGGAACTAGTTAATGAAGGGAAAAGAGTGAGGAGAGACAAGAGGAGGAGTTGCATTGAGAATGATAAAATTGTTGATAAACATGATCATCATAATTGGGATGCTGAAGAGGATGATGACTACGATGATTATGGTGAgagtttggatgatttatttgaatcTGATGATGGTTTTGTAACTGTAGATGGTTTGGGTGATGATGAGAGTACTCAGATGCTGGGGATGCAGGAGAAAATGGAGTTCTGGACAACTGAGGCTGTTTCCTTTTTGGAAAATGATAGTCGAGGACCATGGTAG
- the LOC113783693 gene encoding auxin efflux carrier component 5-like, producing MIGLGDVYKVVAAMFPLYVALVLGYGSVKWWRLFTPEQCDAINRFVAYFTLPLFIFEFTAHVDPFKMNYPFVAADAISKVIIVVVLAFWAKFSSKGSYCWSITGFSLSTLTNSLVVGVPIARGMYGQSAVDLVVQGSVIQAIVWLTILLLVLEIRRTQTDFYSSDETVGDSKAADNSVKDLEANSRALAETKPSFWSLVKRVWQKLAMNPNSYACIVGITWALIANRWHFQMPAIMEDSILIMSRAGTGTAMFSMGLFMALQEKIVACGTSLTIFGMVLRFIAGPAAMAIGSIAVGLHGDVLRVAIIQAAVPQSITSFIFAKEYGLHADVLSTAVIFGMIVALPVMVGYYAILEFLH from the exons ATGATAGGGTTGGGAGATGTCTACAAGGTGGTTGCAGCCATGTTTCCACTCTATGTAGCATTGGTTTTAGGGTATGGTTCTGTGAAGTGGTGGCGATTGTTTACACCAGAACAATGTGATGCTATAAATCGCTTTGTCGCTTATTTCACCCTACCCCTTTTCATCTTTGAATTCACAGCCCATGTCGATCCTTTCAAGATGAACTATCCCTTTGTTGCTGCTGATGCAATTTCAAAGGTGATCATTGTGGTGGTTCTGGCATTTTGGGCAAAGTTTAGTAGCAAGGGAAGTTATTGTTGGTCCATAACAGGCTTCTCTTTATCTACATTAACAAATTCCCTTGTTGTGGGAGTGCCTATTGCCAGAGGCATGTATGGCCAGTCTGCTGTTGATCTTGTTGTCCAAGGATCAGTCATACAGGCTATTGTATGGCTAACAATTCTGTTGCTGGTTTTAGAGATTAGACGGACTCAAACCGACTTTTATTCCAGTGATGAAACTGTGGGAGATTCAAAGGCGGCTGACAATTCTGTAAAAGATTTGGAAGCAAATTCAAGGGCTTTAGCAGAGACTAAACCATCTTTTTGGTCATTAGTGAAGAGGGTGTGGCAAAAGCTTGCCATGAATCCCAACTCTTATGCTTGTATCGTTGGCATCACTTGGGCATTAATAGCCAACAG GTGGCATTTTCAAATGCCAGCTATTATGGAAGATTCCATATTGATAATGTCTAGAGCTGGAACTGGAACTGCCATGTTCAGCATGG GGTTGTTCATGGCTTTGCAAGAGAAAATAGTTGCCTGTGGTACAAGCCTGACTATTTTTGGAATGGTTTTAAGGTTCATTGCTGGACCAGCTGCAATGGCAATTGGTTCCATAGCAGTAGGGTTGCATGGAGATGTTTTGCGTGTTGCTATAATTCAG GCCGCGGTGCCACAATCGATCACCTCCTTCATTTTTGCCAAAGAATATGGTCTTCACGCGGACGTCCTCAGCACTGC GGTAATCTTTGGCATGATCGTGGCCCTCCCGGTGATGGTTGGATATTATGCGATATTGGAGTTTTTACATTGA
- the LOC113783573 gene encoding CBS domain-containing protein CBSX6: protein MASVFLYHVVGDLTVGKPELVEFAETETVEAAIRAIGESTEGGIAVWKKRSQKNVIENAEMRQQRFVGILNSFDIVAFLAKDDCLADQDKAMKTPVAEVVVPNNSLLKEVDPATRLIDALEMMKQGVKRLLVPKSRGWRVVSKRFSVIYNGKWLKNLDTSGASNANSAASLNRPSSSSTTTIRDKICCLSREDVLRFLIGCLGALAPLPLTPISSLGAINLNYCHIATTQPAIDATRMLPQDLSAVAVVEPASDGQHKIIGEISACKLWKCDYLAAAWALANLSAGQFVMGVEDNITSRSIANLSTSPVAEDSNLANGGSATRPRKFSSRNIGFFSSGTSPSFGASRSMYRGRSAPLTCKTTSSLAAVMAQMLSHRATHVWVTDAENEEILAGVVGYTDILAAVMRQPATTVPEARTA from the exons ATGGCATCAGTGTTTTTGTACCACGTCGTGGGGGATCTGACGGTGGGGAAGCCAGAGCTGGTGGAGTTTGCAGAGACAGAAACAGTAGAGGCCGCCATTCGTGCAATTGGCGAGTCTACAGAAGGTGGAATAGCTGTGTGGAAGAAGAGATCACAGAAGAATGTGATTGAGAATGCAGAAATGAGGCAGCAGAGGTTTGTGGGGATCCTGAATTCCTTTGACATTGTGGCTTTCTTGGCTAAAGATGATTGCTTGGCTGATCAGGATAAGGCAATGAAGACCCCTGTTGCTGAGGTTGTTGTTCCCAACAATTCTTTATTGAAGGAGGTTGATCCTGCTACGAG ATTAATAGATGCACTTGAGATGATGAAGCAGGGCGTGAAGCGACTCCTTGTCCCTAAAAGCAGAGGGTGGAGAGTTGTAAGCAAGCGATTTTCTGTTATTTATAATGGAAAGTGGCTCAAGAACCTCGATACTTCAGGTGCTAGTAATGCCAACTCTGCTGCTAGTCTCAACCGTCCTTCGTCATCTTCAACTACCACAATTAGGGACAAGATTTGTTGTTTGTCAAGAGAGGATGTGCTTCGTTTCCTCATTGGATGCCTTGGTGCCTTGGCTCCTCTTCCCCTTACCCCCATTTCCTCCCTTGGTGCCATCAACCTAAACTACTGTCACATTGCAACAACCCAACCTGCCATCGATGCTACCCGGATGCTGCCTCAGGATCTGAGTGCAGTTGCTGTTGTTGAACCGGCATCTGATGGTCAACATAAGATTATTGGTGAGATTTCTGCATGTAAACTATGGAAATGTGATTACTTAGCCGCAGCATGGGCACTGGCTAATCTCTCTGCAGGCCAGTTTGTGATGGGCGTTGAAGACAATATTACCTCCAGGTCGATAGCAAATTTATCAACAAGTCCAGTTGCTGAAGATTCAAATTTAGCCAATGGTGGTAGCGCCACGAGGCCAAGAAAGTTTAGCAGCAGAAATATTGGATTTTTTAGCAGTGGAACGAGCCCAAGCTTTGGAGCTTCTAGGAGCATGTATCGAGGTAGAAGTGCACCCTTGACGTGTAAAACCACAAGTTCATTAGCTGCAGTAATGGCTCAGATGTTGTCTCACCGAGCAACGCATGTTTGGGTTACTGACGCTGAAAATGAGGAGATTTTAGCTGGGGTAGTGGGTTATACAGACATTTTGGCTGCAGTGATGAGACAACCTGCTACAACTGTTCCTGAAGCCAGGACTGCTTAA
- the LOC113783723 gene encoding auxin efflux carrier component 5-like, which yields MIDGGDIYKVVTAMAPLYVALGLGYGSVKWWHMFKLDQCDAINRFNCYFIIPFFTFEFTAHVNPYTMNRGFLIADVIAKFIVGIVLAFWVNLSKKASFDWCITTFSLASLNNTLVLGAPLLKAMYGDLGENLVVQSSVLQSLLWFIALLILLEWRQARSEAVDARSMNGDSHAEIEMGRDLEESSSAPAAIQSPSFLSVLNTVRTKLAKNPNSYACIIGLIWALVSNRWHIKMPEIVEGSILIMSKAGAGVAMFTMGLFIAWQEKFIACGVGLTFYGMVLRFVVGPALTAAGSFAMGLRGDVLRIAVIQAALPQSITSFVYAQEYGLHANLLSTAVIFGTIVSLPLLIGYYAVLDILR from the exons ATGATAGACGGAGGTGATATATACAAGGTGGTGACGGCCATGGCACCACTTTACGTAGCATTAGGTTTAGGCTACGGGTCCGTGAAGTGGTGGCACATGTTTAAACTTGATCAATGTGATGCCATAAACAGATTCAATTGTTACTTTATCATCCCATTTTTTACCTTCGAGTTCACAGCTCATGTTAATCCTTACACCATGAATCGTGGCTTCCTCATAGCAGATGTAATCGCGAAATTTATCGTTGGAATAGTTTTGGCCTTCTGGGTGAATTTAAGTAAAAAAGCAAGCTTCGATTGGTGTATCACCACCTTTTCTTTAGCCAGTTTGAACAACACTCTTGTTCTTGGTGCCCCATTGTTGAAAGCCATGTACGGAGACTTGGGAGAAAATCTTGTTGTTCAGTCATCCGTTCTTCAATCTCTTCTGTGGTTCATTGCTTTGCTTATTCTGTTGGAATGGAGACAGGCAAGGTCCGAAGCTGTTGATGCAAGGTCCATGAATGGAGATTCACATGCTGAAATCGAGATGGGAAGAGACTTGGAAGAAAGTTCCAGCGCACCAGCGGCGATCCAGTCACCTTCTTTTCTGTCCGTACTGAACACTGTTCGGACTAAACTTGCCAAAAATCCTAACTCTTATGCCTGCATTATCGGCCTCATCTGGGCTCTTGTTTCCAACAG GTGGCATATTAAGATGCCGGAAATAGTTGAAGGATCAATTTTGATCATGTCAAAAGCTGGGGCTGGTGTGGCTATGTTTACCATGG GGCTTTTCATCGCATGGCAAGAAAAATTTATAGCTTGTGGTGTGGGTTTAACTTTTTATGGGATGGTTTTAAGGTTTGTAGTTGGACCAGCACTTACCGCTGCTGGCTCTTTTGCCATGGGTTTGCGTGGTGATGTGCTACGCATTGCAGTGATCCAG GCTGCATTGCCACAATCGATAACCTCATTTGTTTATGCCCAAGAATATGGATTGCATGCCAACCTACTTAGCACAGC GGTAATATTTGGAACAATTGTATCGCTTCCTTTGCTGATAGGATACTATGCGGTTCTGGATATCTTACGTTAA